In Synchiropus splendidus isolate RoL2022-P1 chromosome 15, RoL_Sspl_1.0, whole genome shotgun sequence, the genomic stretch AATTGATGTTTACATTGGTCACAGTGCCAATTCTGATGTTACTCACATGTTTTATCAatcttttaaaatggaaaaaagagcAGCAGGGAAGTTAGTTTTGAATTTTGGGGACAGCTGTTGTTTCGCTACTATATAAATTGTATCGCTCTTAGACAAGTTTGTCATAAAGTAGttaataagtaaataataattgCATCTAACTGTtttgtagcttttttttctccttatttTCTTTCCTGCTTTTCTAACAGATATGAGTAAAATGTCCAAATATGTCTGGACTGGGGAAAATCCATCAGCCATTCAGATCTAAAGCGTCATGTCCAACATGATGATGTGAACAGGCTGCTGGAATGACTCAGCAGGTGGAGGCATAGATTTCAGCTGTGTCTCAGGTGGTTGGTGAGGGCTGAGGGCGGGTTAATAACCGGTCGCCTTGTCAGGCTGTAATTTTAAGATTTCCAAGAGCAAGTCGGCTACACTTGGAGTGTTGGAGTCACTTCAGTTTCTAACGTGTTTCCTTCAGAGTGGAGATGAAGCCTGTcgtgctgctgctactgctgctcgCTGTGGTCCGAGCTCAGCTCCAAGTGTCCTATCTGGACCTGACCAGCAGTTTCTGGAGCATCGTCCCGGGTCTGAGCCGACCGGCAAATCACAGCCGTATCTTCTACGCGGTGATGTTTGACGCTGGAAGCACGGGGACACGCATCCACGTCTACACCTTCATCCGCAGTGATTCAGGTAGGACAAGTGTTCGCCTCCTGCTCATGCCGAGCGTCTGTGGATTagattttctgtcttttgtgaGAAGTCTATTTTTGTTTGGAGCGCTGCGAGGCGTCCTATTCTTCACACATTTGTTAAGCAGATTGAACATCTCAACtattcatttctgtttattGGATGTGGGCGGATGCtgtgtttgcagggaagctgcctGTTTTGGACAATGAGGTGTTTCATTCTCTGAAGCCGGGTCTGTCTGCGTATGCAAACTACCCAAAAATGGTGAGTGTTATCAAATGTTGGGGTCAGAGAAAAGTTATGGACCGTTCTACTGTAATCCAGACTCTCAAAAGTAGAGCAAGTAGAGTTGGTTCGTCATCTGAGGATAGTTCAGGTTCTCTTGCAGGTTGTTGTTTTAAGGACGTGTGAAATCCATTCAACGTGTTACAGGTTATCggtatgtttttttattcaaaatgtttttattggttttcaAATACAAAGGTTAGAAAAGCAATTTTGAAAGTACATTACAAGTTGAAGTAATTGAAacggcaacaacaacaagacaacaacaacaaaagaaatacAATTCCACGcccaagaaaaataaaataaacaaacccaCCTATTAGACACCCATTCCCATGCCAGCAGCCTAAAACCTATGCATGATCACCACAATATGGAGCTTTTGTAGATGTTAGGAAGTGGAGCTGCTGCGTGGCCTTCATCAGAGAAATATTGCGTAGGAATATTAaccaaataatattaataataatgacaaatgtaaaaaataaaacccagaaaaaaacaaagaagaaaaaaaaaacacaaattcaaaGGGATTTAAAAGACTggaagaatgaaatgaaagaaccCCAGACTTTGTGAAATTTAGTTTTGGAGAATACTGACATTTTCCATGCTTAGCTTTTATTcaccttttatttttgtatgatTGTGCATTTTTGAGTCATAAGggacaaaacactttttttaaaaaacatttcagctgcATATACAAATGGGGTACGTGGCCACTGAATCCCAGGTTCATTgcttgttgtttaaaaaaaaatagtccaaGAGGTGCCACTTCCAGAAATGGCTATAAGAGGAGAGTTTGGAAGTTGTATATAacttacattattattattattattattattatcgatGTTGTTTACATAAAACCAGAGCAATGTGGAGTAATGAAACCGAATTTAAGGGACTTTTTTCCCTCTAAACTTTGTGCAGGTGGGAGTTTTACTAAGACATTCATGCTAGAGTCATGCTGAGTGGCTTGTACTTTCCATGCTTGTCACTAAGCCGCCAGCTATTATGTGGGTTGGTGTTCAATGATACCAGCTTGTACCTAAAACTAAAATGGAAAACTGGCAGTGGTAAAGTTAAACTCAAAGTTGCACCGAAATCAACAGTCATTACTGTGTaattattgtttaaaaaaaaaaaaaaaaaaaaaaaatatatatatatatatatatatatatatatatatatatatatatatatatatatatatatatatatatatatatatatatatatatatatatatatatatatatatgtgtgtatcaCTCCCTCGGCGCAGGTTCATATGAGCCAGTGCTCTCGGCTGGTTTCCTTCCACTCCACCACACACGGCCCTGCTGTTGAGAGATCCATCTGTTTTCACAGGCTGGACAGGCCGTGAGGATGCTGCTGAAGGTGGCCAGGAAGGTGATTCCACGTCTGGAGTGGAAGCAGACCCCTGTGGTCCTCAGAGCCACAGCTGGTCTCCGACTGCTGCCTGAGGAAAAAGCCCAGACTCTTCTAGACCAGGTCAGAGGCTCGGCAGCTGAGTCCGCTCGTCGGTCCGAGTCAGTTCTTCACTCAAGTTAGACATAGCATTATCCCTAAAGGCTTAAAATGGAATAGAAtcccttgtttgtttgtgtggtaGCTTTGAAGTGTCTCTGACTCTTACTACATTAGAGGCTAAAAGACAAGATTCAAGTCACAAACAAGGAGTATATGGAAAAAACTTTCCCTGATATTTAGTTTTTGATTCTCCAAATGTTTGACTTTCAGCAAACAAGACTGGTTAAATCCACTTTAATGACTCGGGAGACTTTATGTTCTCACGGTTAGGTTTTGTGTCTCTTGGCCATTGAGGAGTCGAGTAGACCTTGACCGTGCACTTTAGTCGACATAGATCACCCTCCTTGGAATGGTGTCATCATCCGGCTCCAAGGACCAAGTCAGATGTCGCCCGTTCGGGGTTGCAGCTTGACATCTCCCATCAGCTGCAGTACATGTCCACCATTCTATATGaaggggcttcatgaaacgggtTCCTCATtatcactaggtggcgctctctgctctacaggctttggctttgaacaaccatttcaatgaaacctcatgtaatTATTAAAgggacagcgccacctactgtgctcTGTAAATGAGgtccctgtttcatgaagcctcaccagcctgtTCATGAACGTCAGTGTTCCAGGCACCGGTCACGTCAGACTCCTCTGAGGCTGTTGGATAAGGAACGTCATGTAAAACATGAGCAATTTAAAGGTGATATTTTCCAACGGAGTCACTGGATAAATCGACAGCGCTCAGTGATGAAACCCTTTTCCCCCTGTGTTACTGAGGAGGGGAGTGGAGGCATGTGACGCAggcctgctgctcttctccttcAGGTGAAGGCCGTGGAGACGAGGCTATCACAAGTGCCTGGACTGAAGGATGAGATAGTCATGTGTGGCCCTGGGGCACTTGCTAGGATGACTGATGCTCTATTAATCCCCCGGAAGGAATGACATGGCTGCAGGAACAATAGATAGCAGGTGTCTCCTGGGCtgctcaccctcctcctctccctcctccacagGTCCGGCACGTGTTTGCTGAGTGTCCGTTCCTGGTCCCGGACAACAGCGTCAGCATCATGAACGGCACCGACGAAGGTGATGTTTTCAAGTCTGCACCGTTATTATGTTCCTATAAGCCGCACCAGGCTGCAGTGGTGGgactgctgagtcatcatctGCCGCcactgaaggtgatgacagcagcagaaaccTCACTGATCCTGATCACCAGGTGGTTGTCATGTGGCTGAGATGATCCACCACGCCTCGTCGTGGCTGCtgcagttgttgttgatgttgaaaCGGCGCCCTCAGTGCAGACGCTGGTTCTTTTGACTCCACTcttctgttgtttgttaaaTCCAGGGATCCTGGCGTGGGTTGCTTTGAACTTCCTGACAGGTGAGTCTTAACACTGCGGAACGCGTCGCTCGTCTGAGGCCAAGCCCGCCGAGATGAAAGGCTCTGATCTTCATCACCAACTATTCCTGAGATATCATACGCCGTCGACACCAAGAGCGGCGTCTGAACTGCCGAagcctttgttgttttggcTGCCTGAGCTAAACAGGAAGTGCTTTCAGGTCACCTGGATGAGCCAACCGAGGCAATGGTGGGAATCCTGGATTTGGGAGGAGGATCCACTCAGATCACCTTCCTGCCTAAAATGAAAGTGAGTCCCACGCATGAGAACAAAGTCGATGTTCGGCTCAGCGCACGTGTCCTTGATGTGACCTTGCAGGAAACCATTGAGAGTGTTCCACTGGAGGATTACATCAGCAGATTTGAGGTCTTCAACAGGTCCTACCAATTGTACACTCACAGGTAACGTTAATCTTTGTATTCACTCCAAAGCGCTTCCTTTACCCAACACTGGAGATGAGCCGCTCGTCTTTTACTGCTTTTGTCGGCTGCTTCCTCTGCACTCAGGAAATCCAGCAGATGTTTCACAAGTTTCTGCTTCAGTTTTCAAACCTTTGATAGTCAAAACATGCTTGTGCAGTTGTGGCGGCAGTTACCTCTCACAATCTGGTCTGCAAGCATGGTGCCTTTGGTTTGGCCCTTAAATGTGAAGTGAGTGCTAGTGATgcactgaggcttcatgaaacagcgtcctcatttcagagcccactaggtggcgctctctgctctaaaatctttggctttcagctcgcagagcgccacctactgagctctgaagatgcggtcactgtttcatgaagcctcatgagcctgTCACTGCTGAGAACATTCACTAACATGTGCTGC encodes the following:
- the LOC128772026 gene encoding ectonucleoside triphosphate diphosphohydrolase 5-like isoform X1, translating into MKPVVLLLLLLAVVRAQLQVSYLDLTSSFWSIVPGLSRPANHSRIFYAVMFDAGSTGTRIHVYTFIRSDSGKLPVLDNEVFHSLKPGLSAYANYPKMAGQAVRMLLKVARKVIPRLEWKQTPVVLRATAGLRLLPEEKAQTLLDQVRHVFAECPFLVPDNSVSIMNGTDEGILAWVALNFLTGHLDEPTEAMVGILDLGGGSTQITFLPKMKETIESVPLEDYISRFEVFNRSYQLYTHSYLGSGLMAARLAVLGAEGTKVQVLTSTCLPKGFQEDWSFGGTHYQVAGDPRGQTGFKLCYQEVSQVVKGSFHQPQEVQNNSEVFYAFSYYYDRAVDAGLIDGLSGGTLEVRDFRRRAKEVCNKMADSRQPFLCLDLTYISSLLRDGFGFQDTSKLQLTKKVRSVEASWALGAVLKHVHNLKVQ